In Geminocystis sp. NIES-3708, a single window of DNA contains:
- a CDS encoding cofactor assembly of complex C subunit B, with product MISILSLTILLMIGLFFFIRGSIKDRTEIVTIACQDNEDNILSYLRDYFQTRSYRVKAIDTETNKVTLEGEVLPSVFLAFFLTVLAGCGLFCCALVLSMIFTTDSNIFLGLLILAPLAGFFYWKGANRVEKVAFRLDKNTQESSDTVITIQAHRDELIQLQNTFPFTYSVKETV from the coding sequence ATGATTTCTATTTTATCTCTTACAATTTTATTAATGATCGGCCTATTTTTCTTCATCAGAGGAAGTATAAAAGATCGTACCGAAATTGTTACTATTGCCTGTCAAGATAATGAAGACAATATTTTAAGCTATTTAAGAGATTATTTTCAAACAAGATCTTATCGAGTCAAAGCTATAGACACAGAAACTAATAAAGTAACTTTAGAAGGTGAAGTTTTACCAAGTGTTTTTTTAGCTTTTTTTCTTACTGTTTTAGCTGGTTGTGGTTTATTTTGTTGTGCTTTAGTTTTATCAATGATATTTACCACTGACAGTAATATATTTTTAGGACTATTAATATTAGCCCCTCTTGCTGGTTTTTTCTATTGGAAAGGTGCAAATAGAGTAGAAAAAGTTGCTTTTCGACTAGATAAAAATACCCAAGAATCTTCAGATACAGTAATTACAATTCAAGCTCATCGAGATGAATTAATTCAGCTACAAAATACCTTTCCTTTTACTTATTCTGTCAAAGAAACCGTTTAA
- the metG gene encoding methionine--tRNA ligase encodes MNSFNNSISKTTFSLTTPLYYVNGLPHIGSAYTTMIADVIARWQRLCGNEVLFVTGTDEHGQKIQRTAEQGGIEPQIHCDRIAASFRDLWEKLNIQYDRFSRTTAKNHDAIVKEFFEIVWTQNDIYLDQQQGWYCVACEEFKEKRELLEDGCCPTHTNLKAEWRDEQNYFFRLSRYQQALEELYQSNPDFIQPETRRNEVLNFVKQGLQDFSISRVNVSWGFPIPNDPNHTIYVWFDALLGYITALLDENEAPTLENALKKWYPFNLHLIGKDILRFHAVYWPAMLMSANLPLPQQVFGHGFLTKDGQKMGKTLGNTLDPFSLLDKYGSDAVRYYFLKEIEFGKDGDFNETRFVNILNADLANDLGNLLNRSLGMLNKYCGGVLPPILGKNIPDENNVKQIGETLKYRFPEAYKIYKFHLVCEDALILVRNCNKFIDETAPWSLYKKGEQKEVEKILYTVLESVRFSAFILAPIIPNVSNKIYHQLGYNFDFNQKDLGVKTYIDRGHFEWGILPLNQNLPKASPVFVKLEPPITIDS; translated from the coding sequence ATGAATAGTTTTAATAACTCTATTTCAAAAACAACTTTTTCTTTAACAACCCCTTTATATTACGTTAACGGTTTACCACATATAGGTAGTGCTTATACTACTATGATTGCTGATGTCATCGCCCGTTGGCAAAGGCTTTGTGGTAATGAAGTTTTATTTGTAACAGGCACTGATGAACATGGGCAGAAAATCCAACGCACAGCAGAACAAGGTGGTATTGAGCCACAAATACATTGCGATCGCATAGCAGCTAGTTTTCGTGACTTATGGGAAAAACTCAATATACAATATGACAGATTTAGTCGTACTACTGCAAAAAATCATGATGCTATAGTCAAAGAATTTTTTGAAATAGTTTGGACGCAAAATGACATATATCTTGATCAACAACAAGGATGGTATTGTGTTGCTTGTGAGGAATTTAAGGAGAAAAGAGAACTATTAGAAGATGGTTGTTGTCCCACTCATACTAACCTCAAAGCAGAATGGCGAGATGAACAAAACTACTTTTTTCGTCTTTCCCGTTATCAACAAGCATTAGAAGAACTTTACCAATCAAACCCTGATTTTATTCAACCAGAAACCAGACGTAATGAAGTATTAAATTTTGTTAAGCAAGGTTTACAAGATTTTTCCATTTCACGGGTAAATGTTTCTTGGGGGTTTCCCATTCCTAATGATCCAAATCATACTATTTATGTATGGTTTGATGCTCTTCTAGGTTATATTACCGCTTTATTAGATGAAAATGAAGCACCAACTCTCGAAAATGCCCTAAAAAAGTGGTATCCATTTAATTTACACCTCATTGGTAAAGATATATTACGTTTTCATGCCGTTTATTGGCCCGCAATGTTAATGTCAGCGAATTTACCTCTACCACAACAAGTATTTGGTCATGGATTTTTAACCAAAGATGGACAAAAAATGGGAAAAACTTTAGGTAACACTTTAGATCCTTTTAGTCTTCTTGATAAATATGGTTCTGATGCCGTACGTTACTATTTTCTCAAAGAAATCGAATTTGGTAAAGATGGTGACTTCAATGAAACTCGTTTTGTGAATATTCTCAATGCAGATTTAGCAAATGACTTAGGAAATCTATTAAATCGCAGTTTAGGAATGTTGAATAAGTACTGTGGAGGAGTTTTACCACCTATATTAGGTAAAAATATCCCTGATGAGAATAATGTTAAACAAATTGGTGAAACCTTAAAATATCGTTTTCCTGAGGCTTATAAAATTTATAAATTCCATTTAGTCTGTGAAGATGCGTTAATTTTAGTACGCAATTGTAATAAATTTATTGATGAAACTGCACCTTGGAGTTTATATAAAAAAGGAGAACAAAAAGAAGTTGAAAAAATTCTTTACACTGTCTTAGAATCTGTGAGATTTTCTGCTTTTATTTTAGCTCCAATTATCCCAAATGTAAGCAACAAAATTTATCATCAATTAGGCTATAATTTCGATTTTAATCAAAAAGATTTAGGCGTTAAAACATATATAGATAGAGGTCATTTTGAATGGGGTATTCTACCTTTAAATCAAAATTTACCCAAGGCTAGTCCTGTATTTGTTAAATTAGAACCTCCTATAACAATTGATAGTTAA
- a CDS encoding NYN domain-containing protein, with protein sequence MWDNFDSDPVFPPEQVLENRGKVAIFIDGSNLFYAALQLGVEIDYTKLLYRLTAGAKLLRAFFYTGVDRSNEKQQGFLLWMRRNGYRVIAKDLVQLPDGSKKANLDVEIAVDLMALVGSYDTAVLVSGDGDLAYAVDAVSYRGARIEVVSLRSMTSDTLINVADRYIDLEQIREDIQKTRKSNLTYDNFSPYHLIEDRDPL encoded by the coding sequence ATGTGGGATAATTTTGATAGTGATCCCGTTTTTCCACCAGAACAAGTTTTAGAAAATAGAGGCAAAGTAGCCATTTTTATTGATGGTTCAAATCTGTTTTATGCCGCTTTACAATTGGGGGTGGAGATCGATTACACTAAACTTTTATATCGTTTAACTGCCGGGGCAAAATTACTACGAGCTTTCTTCTATACTGGAGTTGATCGCAGTAATGAAAAACAACAAGGTTTCTTACTCTGGATGCGTCGTAACGGTTATCGAGTAATTGCCAAAGATTTAGTACAATTACCTGATGGCTCAAAAAAAGCCAATTTAGATGTAGAAATTGCAGTGGATTTAATGGCTTTGGTTGGCTCTTATGATACTGCTGTATTAGTAAGCGGTGATGGTGACTTAGCCTATGCGGTAGATGCAGTAAGTTATCGAGGGGCGCGTATTGAAGTTGTCAGTTTGCGATCAATGACTAGTGATACTTTAATTAATGTAGCAGATCGTTATATAGATTTAGAGCAAATTCGCGAAGATATACAAAAAACTCGCAAATCAAACTTAACCTATGACAATTTTTCTCCTTATCATCTAATCGAAGATCGTGATCCTCTGTAA
- a CDS encoding ADP-ribosylglycohydrolase family protein has protein sequence MNQLERIRGLLIGTAVGDSVGLPAEGISRRRNKQLFREKWHQGLIFGYGMISDDTEHTIFISQCLLACGDSEEVFLKRFSWCLKLWLLSLPAGVGLGTLKSIIKLWLGFSPYNSGVYSAGNGAAMRSSVLGAYFADNLPKLDIFIRLSTRITHSDPRALIGAKAIAYIIAWIVREDLKQCPDIDELELILRLVEDKEAEWLNLTDQLIYSLKQSSSVAEFAQLIGQEKGISGYVYKTVPIAIYAWYSHFDNFRDALESVFNCGGDTDTTGAITGALCGVTMGESAIPKQWQKKILDFPRNTRLLIKIADRLTENINNNYQKNTPVSYGWWWILPRNLLFLIIVLMHGFRRLLPPF, from the coding sequence ATGAATCAACTTGAGCGCATCAGAGGATTGTTAATAGGTACAGCCGTTGGTGATTCCGTTGGTTTACCCGCCGAGGGCATATCCAGAAGACGCAATAAACAACTTTTTCGAGAAAAATGGCATCAAGGATTAATCTTTGGTTACGGCATGATTAGCGATGATACAGAACATACTATCTTCATCTCTCAATGTCTTCTTGCCTGTGGTGATTCTGAAGAAGTTTTCCTTAAAAGATTTTCATGGTGTCTCAAACTATGGTTGTTATCGTTACCTGCTGGAGTGGGTTTAGGGACTCTAAAATCCATTATCAAATTATGGTTAGGGTTTTCCCCTTACAATAGCGGTGTTTATTCTGCAGGAAATGGTGCAGCAATGCGATCGAGTGTTTTAGGGGCTTATTTTGCCGATAATCTGCCGAAATTAGACATTTTTATTCGTTTATCTACTAGGATAACCCATAGTGATCCCCGTGCTTTAATTGGTGCAAAAGCGATCGCCTATATTATAGCTTGGATTGTGAGAGAAGATTTAAAACAATGCCCTGATATTGACGAATTAGAATTAATTTTAAGATTAGTTGAAGATAAAGAAGCGGAATGGTTAAATTTAACGGATCAACTCATTTATAGCTTAAAACAATCATCATCCGTGGCAGAATTTGCGCAATTAATCGGACAAGAAAAAGGTATTTCAGGTTATGTATATAAAACAGTGCCTATAGCGATTTATGCTTGGTATTCTCATTTTGATAATTTTCGAGATGCTTTAGAATCAGTATTTAACTGTGGTGGTGATACAGATACCACTGGGGCAATAACTGGGGCATTATGTGGCGTAACGATGGGAGAATCAGCAATTCCAAAACAATGGCAGAAAAAAATTTTAGATTTTCCCAGAAATACTCGATTATTAATCAAAATTGCTGATAGATTAACCGAAAATATCAATAATAACTATCAAAAAAATACCCCTGTTAGTTATGGTTGGTGGTGGATATTACCTAGAAATTTACTTTTTTTAATAATTGTTTTAATGCACGGTTTTCGCCGTTTATTGCCACCTTTTTAA
- the hflX gene encoding GTPase HflX: protein MTTENIYGNLQGLKPNQLKQLQKLYHQRIRSDRLTTTELAERIAAISTDLKQPVCVYLNRRGQVIRVGVGTPRQTQIPPLELPRYGAERLSGIRCLATSLKSDAPSEACLTAMARQRLDALVMFSLTGGGVMRKGGGASGFIKDTYLAHLLPISENDTYWEVSSPQDLEDLAEQDFLDLVDSLEAEFSREFIAQDVSSQEDKVLLVGLMTAKMTEQKFQDSLQELALLVDSAGGKILATIEQKRSNPHPQTLVGAGKVEEIALQVQTLGANLVAFDRELSPAQVRNLELQFGVRVVDRTEVILDIFAQRAQSGAGKLQVELAQLEYMLPRLTGRGQAMSRLGGGIGTRGPGETKLETERRAIKKRITRLQQEVNQLQNHRSRLRQQRQQQEIPSVAIVGYTNAGKSTLINALTNAEVYAADKLFATLDPTTRRLTITDKNTSESRTILLTDTVGFIHELPPQLVDSFRATLEEVTEADAMLHVVDLSHPTWESQINSVKAILADMPLAPNIELIVFNKIDKADSEHLETAKNNYPQALFISAEKRLGLETLRSRLVNF from the coding sequence ATGACCACTGAAAATATTTACGGTAATCTTCAAGGTTTAAAGCCTAACCAACTTAAACAATTACAAAAACTTTATCATCAACGTATCCGTAGCGATCGCCTAACCACTACAGAATTGGCTGAAAGAATTGCTGCTATTAGTACTGATCTTAAACAGCCTGTTTGCGTCTATTTAAACCGCCGTGGACAAGTTATTCGAGTGGGGGTTGGTACTCCCCGTCAAACTCAAATCCCCCCTTTAGAATTACCTCGTTATGGTGCAGAAAGATTATCGGGTATTCGTTGTTTAGCTACGTCTTTGAAATCTGATGCTCCTAGTGAGGCTTGTTTAACAGCTATGGCACGGCAAAGATTAGATGCCTTGGTAATGTTTTCTCTCACAGGAGGTGGCGTTATGCGTAAGGGAGGAGGAGCTAGTGGTTTTATTAAAGATACTTATTTAGCACACTTATTGCCTATTTCTGAAAATGATACATATTGGGAAGTGTCATCACCACAAGATTTAGAAGATCTCGCCGAGCAAGATTTTCTGGATTTAGTGGATAGTTTAGAGGCTGAATTTAGTCGAGAATTTATCGCCCAGGATGTCTCATCTCAAGAGGACAAGGTATTATTAGTGGGCTTGATGACGGCAAAGATGACAGAACAAAAATTTCAAGATAGCTTACAAGAGTTAGCCTTATTGGTAGATAGTGCTGGAGGTAAAATATTAGCTACCATCGAACAAAAACGCTCAAATCCTCATCCTCAAACTTTGGTTGGTGCAGGAAAAGTTGAAGAAATTGCTTTACAAGTGCAAACTTTAGGTGCAAATTTGGTAGCATTTGATCGAGAATTATCTCCTGCTCAAGTGCGTAATTTAGAATTACAATTCGGCGTAAGAGTAGTTGATCGCACAGAAGTAATTTTAGATATATTTGCTCAAAGGGCACAATCAGGAGCAGGCAAATTACAAGTGGAATTAGCTCAATTAGAATATATGCTACCCCGTCTAACAGGAAGAGGTCAAGCTATGTCAAGGTTAGGAGGTGGTATTGGTACAAGAGGACCAGGGGAAACCAAACTAGAAACCGAAAGAAGAGCAATCAAAAAAAGAATCACTAGACTGCAACAAGAAGTTAATCAGTTACAGAATCATCGATCAAGGTTAAGGCAACAACGACAACAACAAGAAATACCTTCAGTGGCGATCGTCGGTTATACTAATGCAGGGAAATCGACTTTAATCAATGCTTTAACGAATGCTGAAGTTTACGCTGCGGATAAGCTATTTGCCACTTTAGATCCTACCACCAGAAGACTAACCATTACTGATAAAAATACCAGTGAATCTCGCACTATTTTATTAACAGATACTGTCGGTTTTATTCATGAATTACCCCCTCAGTTAGTGGATTCTTTTCGGGCAACATTAGAAGAAGTAACAGAAGCCGATGCAATGTTGCACGTGGTAGATTTATCTCACCCAACATGGGAAAGTCAAATTAATTCAGTAAAAGCAATTTTAGCAGATATGCCTTTAGCACCAAACATAGAATTAATCGTATTTAATAAAATAGATAAAGCTGATAGTGAACATTTAGAAACCGCTAAGAATAATTATCCTCAAGCATTATTTATTTCTGCGGAAAAACGTTTAGGATTAGAAACTTTACGCTCTCGTTTAGTTAACTTTTAG
- a CDS encoding photosystem I reaction center subunit VIII, translating into MIGDFAAAFLPSILVPAVGLVMPAVVMGLLFLQIESEA; encoded by the coding sequence ATGATTGGAGATTTTGCAGCGGCTTTTTTACCTAGTATTTTAGTTCCTGCTGTTGGCTTAGTTATGCCCGCAGTAGTTATGGGCTTGTTATTTTTACAAATCGAAAGCGAAGCGTAA
- a CDS encoding photosystem I reaction center subunit XI: protein MSTDLINCGNDPQVGNLSTPVNGSAFTKAFINALPAYRQGLSANRRGLEIGMAHGYLLYGPFAVLGPLRLTDYGPTAGLLATIGLVSILTICLSIYGAVGVGKPTETLTTPNVPLDLASKEGWSEFAGGFLLGACGGAFFAYFLCQTPHLKPLIEVASGVWSS from the coding sequence ATGAGTACTGATTTAATTAATTGCGGTAACGATCCTCAAGTAGGAAATCTCTCTACTCCCGTCAATGGATCTGCTTTTACTAAAGCCTTTATTAATGCACTTCCTGCTTACCGTCAAGGTTTGTCTGCTAATCGTCGTGGATTAGAAATTGGCATGGCTCACGGTTATCTATTATACGGACCTTTTGCAGTCTTAGGACCTCTTCGTTTAACTGATTATGGACCTACTGCTGGTTTATTGGCAACTATTGGTTTAGTTTCTATCCTCACCATTTGTTTATCTATTTATGGAGCTGTAGGAGTTGGTAAACCTACTGAAACCCTTACTACACCTAATGTTCCTTTAGATTTAGCTTCAAAAGAAGGTTGGAGCGAATTTGCTGGTGGTTTCTTATTAGGTGCTTGTGGTGGTGCGTTTTTTGCATATTTTTTATGCCAAACTCCTCACTTAAAACCCTTAATTGAAGTTGCAAGTGGCGTTTGGTCATCATAA
- a CDS encoding TRAP transporter small permease subunit, translated as MNIALKIAHLIDLITEWYGKVVYWLVLMMIGIGVWNVIGRYIGKIIGENLSSNSLIELQWYLFDLIIFLGAAYTLKKDSHVRVDIFYKNWSSKTKALANIAGIILFLIPFCGVLIYFSWQYVINSWQIMEISPDNGGLPRYPIKTLMIISPILLIIQSISELIKNLDIFLNHSASTINNNS; from the coding sequence ATGAATATTGCTCTCAAAATAGCTCACTTAATTGATTTAATTACCGAATGGTACGGTAAGGTTGTTTACTGGTTAGTTTTGATGATGATTGGTATTGGTGTATGGAATGTGATTGGGAGATATATTGGTAAGATAATTGGGGAAAATTTAAGCTCTAATAGTTTAATTGAATTGCAGTGGTATTTGTTTGATTTAATTATCTTTTTGGGTGCAGCTTATACTCTTAAAAAAGATAGTCATGTCAGGGTTGATATTTTCTATAAAAATTGGTCTTCAAAAACTAAAGCCTTAGCTAATATTGCAGGAATAATTTTATTTTTAATTCCTTTTTGTGGAGTTCTTATTTATTTTTCTTGGCAATATGTCATTAATTCATGGCAAATAATGGAAATATCTCCTGATAATGGTGGATTACCTCGTTATCCCATTAAAACCCTCATGATTATTAGCCCTATTTTATTAATTATTCAAAGTATTTCTGAGTTGATTAAAAATTTAGATATTTTCTTAAATCATTCTGCTTCAACTATTAATAACAATTCTTAA
- the arsB gene encoding ACR3 family arsenite efflux transporter: MDNQTNPSAVKAGSNLSFFEKYLTVWIILCIILGIGFGRVFPDLAKTLDNMSIYNVSIPIAICLFFMMYPIMVKIDFSQAVKAAKTPKPVILTLVVNWLIKPFSMVIFAKFFLGWLFSPLLTQTEIIRGAQVTLANSYIAGTILLGIAPCTAMVLMWGYLSYSNQGHTLVMVAVNSLAMLFLYAPLGKWLLSANNLIVPWETIVLSVVIYVGLPLICAVFSRYFIFKYKGRKWFENQFLQYLSPIAISALLLTLILLFAFKGELIVNNPLHILLIAIPLFIQTNFIFLITYVIALKLDLTYEDAAPAALVGASNHFEVAIATAVMLFGLNSGAALATVVGVLIEVPVMLMLVEICKKTAFWFRREPEKATLLDPRLIRH; the protein is encoded by the coding sequence ATGGATAATCAAACTAATCCCTCGGCGGTAAAAGCTGGTAGTAATCTAAGTTTTTTTGAGAAATATTTAACAGTTTGGATTATTCTGTGTATTATTTTAGGCATTGGCTTCGGGAGAGTATTTCCAGATCTAGCAAAAACTCTGGATAACATGAGTATTTATAACGTTTCTATTCCCATTGCTATTTGTCTATTTTTTATGATGTATCCCATCATGGTGAAAATAGATTTTTCTCAAGCAGTAAAAGCGGCAAAAACTCCTAAACCTGTAATCTTAACTTTAGTGGTGAATTGGTTAATTAAACCTTTTTCCATGGTAATATTCGCTAAATTTTTTCTTGGTTGGTTATTCTCTCCTTTATTAACTCAAACAGAAATCATTAGGGGTGCGCAAGTTACTCTAGCAAATTCTTATATTGCCGGTACAATTTTATTAGGTATTGCTCCTTGTACTGCGATGGTTTTGATGTGGGGATATTTATCTTATAGTAATCAAGGACATACTTTAGTAATGGTAGCAGTAAATTCTCTAGCGATGTTATTTTTATATGCACCTTTAGGTAAATGGTTATTATCAGCAAATAATTTAATTGTGCCTTGGGAAACCATCGTTTTATCTGTTGTAATTTATGTCGGTTTACCTTTAATTTGTGCTGTTTTTAGTCGTTATTTTATTTTTAAATATAAAGGCAGAAAATGGTTTGAAAATCAGTTTTTACAATATCTTTCTCCTATTGCTATTTCTGCTTTATTATTAACATTAATTTTATTATTTGCGTTTAAAGGTGAGTTAATTGTTAATAATCCTTTGCATATTTTATTAATCGCAATTCCTTTATTTATTCAAACTAATTTTATCTTTTTAATAACCTATGTTATCGCTTTAAAACTAGATTTAACTTATGAAGATGCCGCACCAGCCGCTTTAGTTGGAGCAAGTAACCATTTTGAAGTTGCTATCGCCACTGCGGTGATGTTATTCGGTTTAAATTCAGGTGCTGCATTAGCGACAGTTGTCGGAGTTTTAATTGAAGTTCCCGTTATGTTAATGTTAGTAGAAATATGTAAAAAAACTGCATTTTGGTTTAGAAGAGAACCTGAAAAAGCTACTTTATTAGATCCTCGATTAATTAGACATTAG
- a CDS encoding helix-turn-helix transcriptional regulator: protein MSLTTINHQEIMLIGFHALSDNIRIQVLDLLRTRELCVCEIKEILDIPQSKLSFHLKTLREASLVNTRQQGKWTYYSINLSQLVALEQYLSEFRRSIVLLPTRLCEN from the coding sequence ATGTCATTAACGACAATTAATCATCAAGAAATTATGCTCATAGGCTTTCATGCCTTATCTGATAACATTAGAATCCAAGTTTTAGATTTATTACGCACAAGAGAATTATGTGTTTGTGAAATTAAAGAAATTCTTGATATTCCACAATCAAAGTTATCTTTTCATTTGAAGACTCTACGAGAAGCTAGTTTAGTTAATACTCGTCAACAGGGAAAATGGACTTATTACAGTATCAATTTATCTCAATTAGTAGCTTTAGAACAATATTTATCTGAATTTAGACGCTCAATCGTATTGCTTCCCACTCGGCTTTGTGAAAATTAA
- a CDS encoding helix-turn-helix transcriptional regulator, whose product MTQMRKILQHLMTQAQIKDYLEFSRKSRVSELQFYRLENNLLDNIPLGVLKKIAKTLNISVTTLIDHLNNSSDLFTENSLSQNSEFASDLISEYQLETISILESLLLQLPTVIHAVNNNPELPASRIVPLLQPLNQLLSTWGIEPIGKVGDMVSYNPQEHELIENNDFNVGEINLVEIRYVGYRQKDKLLYRAKVSINN is encoded by the coding sequence ATGACTCAGATGAGGAAAATTTTACAACATTTGATGACTCAAGCACAAATTAAAGATTATCTTGAATTTAGTCGCAAAAGTCGAGTCTCAGAATTACAATTTTATCGCCTTGAAAATAATTTATTAGATAACATTCCTTTAGGAGTTTTAAAAAAAATAGCTAAGACTTTAAATATTTCGGTGACAACTTTAATTGATCATTTAAACAATAGCTCAGATTTATTTACAGAAAATTCCCTTAGTCAAAATTCAGAATTTGCCTCTGATTTAATTTCTGAATATCAACTAGAAACTATTTCTATTTTAGAGTCTTTATTATTACAGTTACCCACGGTTATTCATGCTGTTAATAATAATCCTGAATTACCCGCTTCTCGAATTGTACCGTTACTTCAGCCATTAAATCAACTATTGTCAACATGGGGAATTGAACCTATTGGTAAAGTTGGTGATATGGTTAGTTATAATCCCCAAGAACATGAGTTGATCGAAAATAATGATTTCAATGTCGGGGAAATTAATTTAGTAGAAATTCGTTATGTTGGTTATCGTCAAAAAGATAAACTGCTATATCGTGCCAAAGTAAGCATAAACAATTAA
- a CDS encoding DUF4388 domain-containing protein, translated as MTESSKSPQIPIREFIGTRQSNLFQTLKQPQFTGELILGSAKGEQWIFYLYLGRIIYATGGVHPVRRWMRNVTRFAPALITYLPSVDPTIFNKDAFQICWEYELLNYWLQNQEVTRQQINQIIRSMIVEILFDVTQSMEIVFQLNVSQPLSAQILFIDADQVIVEAWEAWQQWQGGKLADRFPNDCPIIRQPDQLKQKTSEKTSQIMIKLFNGKNTLRDLSLQLNQDIMQMTRLMLPYIQLGLIDLVSVPDLPIPIKLPRK; from the coding sequence ATGACAGAATCTAGTAAATCTCCTCAAATTCCTATCAGAGAATTTATTGGTACAAGACAATCTAATTTATTTCAAACCCTCAAACAACCACAGTTTACAGGAGAATTGATACTGGGTTCTGCAAAAGGTGAACAATGGATTTTTTATCTTTATCTTGGTAGAATAATCTATGCCACTGGGGGAGTACATCCTGTGAGAAGGTGGATGAGAAACGTCACTCGATTTGCACCGGCATTGATTACGTATTTACCATCTGTTGATCCTACCATATTCAATAAAGATGCTTTTCAGATATGTTGGGAATATGAATTGTTAAACTATTGGTTACAAAATCAAGAAGTTACTAGACAGCAAATAAATCAAATAATTCGTAGTATGATTGTTGAAATTTTGTTTGATGTAACTCAATCAATGGAAATAGTGTTTCAGCTTAATGTCTCTCAACCCTTATCAGCCCAAATATTATTTATTGATGCAGATCAAGTTATCGTAGAAGCATGGGAAGCATGGCAACAATGGCAAGGAGGAAAATTAGCTGATCGTTTTCCTAATGATTGTCCGATAATTCGTCAACCAGATCAACTAAAACAAAAGACTTCTGAAAAAACTTCTCAGATTATGATTAAGTTGTTTAATGGAAAAAATACCTTGCGAGATTTGAGTTTACAATTAAATCAAGATATTATGCAAATGACCAGACTAATGTTACCTTATATTCAATTAGGTTTAATAGATTTAGTTTCTGTCCCAGATTTACCAATACCAATTAAATTACCAAGAAAGTGA
- a CDS encoding DUF751 family protein, with translation MINKNMLTAEFEGFWENVFRYPRYMVSLIFGIFFFLWEQIKPLFQNPVTATAIFGLIIATFSFLYFTLKAMLGVNPV, from the coding sequence ATGATAAATAAAAATATGTTAACCGCAGAATTTGAAGGTTTTTGGGAAAATGTCTTCCGTTATCCTCGTTATATGGTTAGTTTAATCTTTGGTATCTTTTTCTTTTTGTGGGAACAAATTAAACCATTATTTCAAAATCCAGTCACCGCAACTGCTATATTTGGCTTAATTATTGCTACTTTTTCTTTCCTTTATTTTACTCTCAAAGCAATGTTAGGAGTCAATCCAGTTTAA
- the rbfA gene encoding 30S ribosome-binding factor RbfA, translating to MANSRRVEKVSSLIKREISQMLISEIKDDRVGAGMVSITEVEMSGDLQHAKVFVSIYGTDSAKNETMEGLKACTAFVRKSLGKRISLRHTPEIRFVEDSSLEKGDNLINLINRITPKDNPLTEEE from the coding sequence ATGGCAAATAGTCGTCGAGTAGAAAAAGTTTCATCTTTAATTAAAAGAGAAATTAGTCAAATGCTTATCAGTGAAATTAAAGATGATAGAGTCGGTGCAGGGATGGTTAGCATTACTGAAGTAGAAATGTCAGGAGATTTACAACACGCAAAAGTTTTCGTGAGCATTTATGGTACAGATAGTGCTAAAAATGAAACAATGGAAGGTTTAAAAGCCTGTACAGCTTTTGTAAGAAAAAGTTTAGGTAAACGTATCAGTCTTCGCCATACCCCAGAAATTCGCTTTGTTGAAGACTCTTCTTTAGAAAAAGGAGATAATCTGATTAATTTAATTAACCGTATTACTCCTAAAGATAATCCTTTAACAGAAGAAGAATAG